From Nerophis lumbriciformis linkage group LG11, RoL_Nlum_v2.1, whole genome shotgun sequence, one genomic window encodes:
- the LOC133610522 gene encoding voltage-dependent calcium channel gamma-6 subunit-like has product MWSTFLVTDEEGRGVGPAAAGTAAPAGAAQSMGGLAGLMSGRSTFGGNKRRRTGHVMTEAQEGKIKLAFFVAIVGVVLTVLGVCTEFWVELAPSKSFYDNQTCPAVHLGLWKGCTKTLWVADIDPARESCGPAELPGESNCTYFKFFTTGENTVVFNKTTHKNLNVAAAMLSLFSLVLMVMGAICISMALSKDIVFFLKPASICFILSGVLVLLSLLVFQQAVWALLDSDHSVPLHHQFSWSVSCLGCAGPILIVGGVLFLLLALPYSPWQRCLPHSDSSS; this is encoded by the exons ATGTGGTCGACCTTTCTGGTGACTGACGAGGAGGGCCGTGGCGTGGGACCTGCCGCCGCCGGCACTGCTGCGCCAGCTGGCGCGGCCCAAAGCATGGGGGGCCTGGCCGGCCTCATGAGTGGACGCAGCACGTTCGGAGGCAACAAGCGGCGCAGGACGGGACATGTCATGACGGAGGCCCAGGAAGGAAAG ATCAAGCTGGCCTTCTTCGTGGCCATTGTGGGCGTAGTTTTGACGGTCCTGGGGGTGTGCACAGAGTTTTGGGTAGAGCTGGCACCTTCAAAGAGTTTCTACGACAACCAG ACATGTCCGGCGGTCCACTTGGGCCTGTGGAAGGGATGCACCAAGACGCTGTGGGTGGCCGACATCGACCCTGCCAGAGAGAGCTGCGGACCCGCtgagctgcctggag AATCCAACTGCACCTACTTCAAGTTCTTCACCACAGGGGAGAACACCGTAGTGTTCAACAAGACGACACACAAGA ATTTGAACGTGGCGGCGGCCATGTTGTCCCTCTTCAGCTTGGTGCTGATGGTGATGGGCGCCATCTGCATCAGCATGGCGCTAAGCAAGGATATCGTCTTCTTCCTCAAGCCTGCCTCCATCTGCTTCATCCTGTCAG GCGTCCTGGTCCTCCTGTCCCTGTTGGTCTTCCAACAGGCGGTGTGGGCGCTCCTGGATAGCGACCACTCTGTCCCCCTCCATCACCAGTTCTCGTGGTCCGTGTCCTGCCTGGGCTGCGCGGGGCCCATCCTCATCGTGGGCGGGGTGCTCTTCCTGCTCTTGGCGCTGCCTTACAGCCCCTGGCAGAGGTGCCTCCCTCACAGCGACAGCAGCAGCTAG